GCCGAACACGCCGGTGGGGCGCACCGCCAGGGCCAGGATCAGCAGGACCAGCCCCGGCGCCTCGCGCCAGCCGCTGCCCACGTAGAAGGAGGCCAGGCTCTCGAGCGCGCCCAGGAAGAGGCCCACCACCACCACCCCGAAGCCGGACTCCAGGCCGGCCACCACCGCCACCGAGAAGGCCTTGAGCACCAGGGCCGAGGCCATGGTGGGGCCCACCGTGGTGATGGGCGAGACCAGGATGCCGGCCAGCGCCGCCACCCCGCCGGAGAGGGCGTAGGAGAGCATGACGGTGCGGGTGGCCGAGATGCCCATCAGCTCGCCGGCGTCGCGGTCGGCCGAGATGGCCTCGAAGGCCTTGCCGAGCAGGGTGCGCCGCTTGAAGACCTCCACCAGCCCCATCACCGCCAGCACCCCCACCGCCACCGACAGCTCCAGGC
This genomic interval from Anaeromyxobacter sp. contains the following:
- a CDS encoding branched-chain amino acid ABC transporter permease, translating into MGLVYALIAYGFQLTYATSKSLNFGQGELVMVSAFATLSIMGTGLPYGLVVLLGLLFGALLGLVVERTGVRLALEQKGEGWILLTIIIGLFLFSFAENIWGRDDRPFPTPIPSDPIEVLGVSVTGLELSVAVGVLAVMGLVEVFKRRTLLGKAFEAISADRDAGELMGISATRTVMLSYALSGGVAALAGILVSPITTVGPTMASALVLKAFSVAVVAGLESGFGVVVVGLFLGALESLASFYVGSGWREAPGLVLLILALAVRPTGVFGKAVIRKV